Below is a genomic region from Alphaproteobacteria bacterium.
CGCGCCGTGGGTCGCCCAGCGGGTATGGGCGATGCCGACATGGCCGGGCAGCGGCGCCGCCTCGAGCTCGCGCTGCAGGTTGTCGAGCTTGCCCTCGGCGCGGCGGCGGTCGAGCCGGCCGTCGACGATGGTGCAGATGCCGGACGAGTCGTAGCCGCGATATTCGAGCCGCCTCAGGCCGTCCATCAGGCGCGAGGCCGTCTCCTCCCGCCCGACGATCCCAATGATTCCGCACATCAGAAATGCTCTTTCTACAAAGTGTAGGGTACATGAACCCCTGGCATGTTCGCCGGGAAGTCCCTGGTGTTACGCGTGACGAGGACCGCGCCGTTCACCTGCGCCGTCGCGAGGATGAAGGCATCGAGCAGCTTCATCCGCGAACGGTGCCGGATGTCCGCGGCGGCCGCGGCGATCCGCGCGTCCAGCTCGACCACCTCGAAAGGCTCGATCAACTGCTGAACCTCCGCCCGGCTTTCGAGCGGTTCGCCGGCGATTACCTCCGTCCAAACGATCCTGCTGATGCGGTGGCGCGGATAGCGGAAGAGCTCCGCTCGCGCCTGCGCGCGGCGGAGCAGCCAGTCGATAACGATATTCGTGTCGAAAAAGGGATCGGACATGGAGGTCAGTCGAAGGTCCGATCCTCGCGAATGGCGAGCTGGTATTCCAATCCATCCCGGATGTCCGCGCGGCCCGACCAATGGCCATAGCCGCGGTCGATCCAGTCGTTGTTCGAATTGCGCGCCAGGTAAAGGATCACGGCCTCGCGAATCGCCGCCGCACGGGATTGCTTGCGCTTGGCGGCCAAGGCATCGAGCTTTTCAATATCGTCATCGGGAATGTCGATCAGCGTGCGCATGATATGTTGATATCATATCGCGATATCATACTCAACTCGTTTTCTCTTTCTTGGCCGCCATCGCCGTGCGGAAACGCTTGGCGCCGCCCGGCTTTTCGGTCTGGACGCCCCGGCCCAGCGCCACGGCGTCCGGCTGCACATCTCTGGTGATCACCGAGCCCGCGCCAACCAGGGCGCCGTCGCCGATCGTCACCGGGGCAACGAGTGCGCTGTTGGAGCCGATAAAGGCTCCGTCGCCGATCACCGTCCGATATTTGAAGAAGCCGTCATAATTGCAGGTGATCGTGCCCGCGCCGATGTTCGCGCCCGCGCCGATCTCCGCGTCGCCGAGATAGGCGAGATGATTGGCTTTGGCGCCCTTGCCCAGCTTCGCCTTCTTCACTTCGACGAAATTGCCGATCCGGGCGTCCTCGCCGATGTCGGCGCCGGGACGAAGACGCGCATAGGGACCCACCTGTGCGCCCGCCGCGATGACAGCGCCTTCGATATGGCTGAACGCCTTCACCGTGACCCGCTCGCCGATCGTGACTCCGGGGCCGAAAACCACGTTGGGCTCGATCACCGTGTCGCGCCCGATCCGGGTGTCGTGGGCGAACCAGACGGTGTCCGGGGCAACCAGGGTGACTCCGTCCGCCATAGCCTCGAGCCGGCGGCGCCGCTGCCACTCGGCCTCGACCAGGGCCAGCTCGGCGCGGCTGTTGACGCCGGCCATCTCCCATGGTTCGGCCTCGATCACGGCCGACTTGCGGCCGTCCCGCCCGGCGAGCATCACCACGTCGGGAAGATAATATTCGCCGGCCGCATTGTCGTTGCCGACCCGGGCGAGCAAGGCGAACAGATCTTCGGCGCGCGCCGCCATCAGCCCCGAATTGCAGAGGTCCACTGCGCGCTCCTGCGGAGTCGCGTCCTTATATTCGACCATCTTTTCAATGGTTCCGTCGGGCGCCGCGAGAATCCGGCCATAGGCCTGCGGATCGGCGGGGCGGAACCCGACCACGACCGCCGCGGGCGAGTCCGGCGCGTTCAGCCGCGTCAGCATATGGGCCATCGTCTCGGCCTCGATCAGCGGGACGTCGCCGTAGAGGATTAGGACGTCGCCTTCGAAGCCGGCGAGGTTCGCTTCGGCCTGGCGCACGGCGTGGGCCGTGCCGAGCTGCCGATCCTGGACGACGAGCTCGCCGCCGCGCGCCTCGACGAGGGCCTGGACCTGCTCCCGGCCGGCCCCGACGACGACGATCTTGCGCGCCGGAGCGAGCGTGTCGACGATTCCGAGCAGATGATCGAGCATCGCCCGGCCGGCGATCGGGTGAAGCACCTTGTGCACGTCGGACTTCATTCGCGTGCCCTTACCGGCAGCGAGGATGATGGCGGCAAAGGGGCGGGCGCGCGTCATGTGTGCTGCGGCATGGCACGACAGCCTTGCCATTTCCAGAGGCCGTCCCCAATCGACGGCGATGGTCTCATTTCCTTTCGACGTCGTCGCCTTCGATCTCGACGGCACACTCGCAGACACGTCGCCCGACATCGCTGCGGCCTTGAACCTGATGCTCGGCGATCTCGGGCGGCCGCCGCTGAAGCCCGAACATATTCGCTCGTTGATCGGCGACGGCGCCAAATCGCTGATCCGCAAGGCGCTGGCGGCCACGGGCGAGGCTGGCGATGCCCTCGTCGAAGAGGGCTATCCGATTTACCTCGACCGTTACGGCGACAACGTCTGCGCCGGCACGGTCCGCTATCCCCATGTCGAGCAAGCAATGGACGATCTGGCCGCGCGCGGCGTGCGGCTCGCGCTCTGCACGAACAAGCCGGAGGCGCTGACCCGCAAGCTGCTCGACGCGCTCGGCTGGTCCGAGCGCTTCGCCGCCATAGTTGGCGGCGACAGCTTGCCATGGCGCAAGCCGGACGCGCGTCCCCTGCTCGAGACCCTGGAGCGCGTCGGCGGCGGTCGGATGGCCTTCGTCGGCGATTCGATCATCGACGCTGAGACGGCGCAAGCGGCAGGCATCCCATTCATCGCCGTCAGCTTCGGCTTTTCCGACCTTCCGACGACCGAGTTCGGGGCCGACGCGGTGATCGACGACTATGCCGAGCTGATCGATGTGCTGGAGCGCCTTTAGCGCGTGGCTTTGATCCATAGGTGCCGCGCAAGCATCAGCGGCGGCATTCGAAGCCAGTGCGAGCGCACGTAGAAGAAAAAGCGGATCAATTTGCGGCGCTCCTGGCCCCATCCGTTGCGGGCGAGCAGGCGTGCCTCGAAGAGCCGGTCGGACAGGCGCGCGCGGCCGGCCCCAGCCGGGGTGCCGTAAAGGCGGTGCGCAAGCCGCAGCGCGCGAGCGACCGGGCCGGCAAGCTGGTGACGCCGCGCGCGGGCATCGAGCGTCCGCCGGAAATCGTCCGAATCGAACTCGCGCAGCAGACGATCGATGTCCCAGAGATTCCTGAGACCGCCAGCAAGGTCGCCGTCCGCGAAGAGATGCGCCGCAGCGTGGACGATCATGTCCGCCGGCGAAAGCGTGCGAAGCCCGTTTTCGAGCGCGACGCTGTCCGCGATCAGCGCCCCAGCGTCGGGGCTGGGCCGCGCCGTCGGGGGCAGGATCGTGTGGTGCACGTCGATCATCCGGTCGCGGTCCCGGTGGATCAGCGGGGGCAGCTCGTGCATCCAGCGGCGGTAATAACCGTCGTCATATCCCTTGGTGTCCTTCACATGCTCCCAGCCGGCGGCCAGCAGCGCCGCTTCGACCGCGTCGAGGGATTCGCGGGGCACGAGGATGTCGAGATCGCCGACGCTGCGCCCGGCGCTGGCTTCCAGTCCGGCGGCGTGGAAGGCGGTGCCCTTCAGCAGAATCACCGGCACGCCGAGCGGGGCGAGCGCACGGCGGGCCATCTCCGCCTCCCACAGCGCCTGTGTGCGCTGGCGGGCGGAGTCGCGGCGAGCGGCGTCGAATATAGCCGCGACGCGCGGTGGAACGGCGCGGCCCTCCATGCGGCAGGCGAGGCTGCCGATAAGTTGCTCGGCGCGCGCGGCGCTGATGAGCGCATTCCAGTCCTCGATCGCCGTCCCGTGCGGATCGCTCAGGGCGCGAGCGAGAAGCCCGGCGGCCTTCACGCGGCAAGCTCCTGCCGGAAATCCTCGACCAGGCCGAGCGCGGTCGCCGTGTCGGGATAGTCGATGGCGAGCGCGGGCACGGCGCGGACGAGCCGGGTCAGCGCCGTAAAACCCGGCTCCCCGAGCGCGACATAGTTGGTCGAGGCCTGCGTGAGCCGCATGAACGTCTCCGCCTGCCCGACCGCACGCACGGCCGCTTCGGCACCGAAGCGCGGGAAGAGAATGAGCGCCGGCCTCGCGCCCTCCCCCATCCGCTCGACCGCCTCCCGATTGGGCCGCAGGTGACGGATGTCGCCCTTGGGCGTGCCGGCGAGGCGCGGGCCGAAGCGCGCGGCCTCGGCCTCCGCCTCCATCACTGCGATCGCCTTGTTCTTGAGGCTGACCGCGCGCGGGAAGGGAAGCAGCATGCCGCTTTCCAGGTCGAGCAGGGCGAATTCGTCGCCCATCAGGCGCCAGCCGCGCTCGCCGAGAAGCGCGGCGAGAGTCGATTTGCCCGCGCCGGATTCGCCTGTGAGAATGAGCGCGCGCCCGTCCTTCTCGACGCTTGCGGCGTGGAGAAGGAGCCAGTTCTTCTGGCCGAGCGCCATTTGCAGGTTCATGCCCATCTCGGCCGCGAGCAGGCCCAGGGCCAAGGGCAGGGGCGCGGCGTCGGGCAGGACGTAATCGCCGCGGATCGCCACCGAGGGGCGAAGGAATCGCCGCCAGGGCTTCTCGGGCTCGAGCCGCACGGTGAAATCGGCGATGCCCCCCTCGGGCGCGGGATAGCCGCGGTAGAGATCGGCGAGCGCGTCGAGCGGCCCGGGCCAGGCGCTGCCGATGCGAAAGCCCACCGCGCCGATCTGCACGTCGAACTGGTGCCTCATGCCCGTCGCACCAGACCGGCCGCCTCAAGCTCGTTCAGCCGGGCATGGATGACCTCGCCGCCCTCGAACGCGAAACGGGCGCCCAGGCGGCGGAGCAGCTCGGCGGCGTCGGCGGGGCCCGCGCCCAGCGCGTCGAGGATTTCCGGCGCCGGCGGCGCGACGATGTGGGTCATGCCGGAGGATACATGATAGACGACCGTGAGGCCATCGAGCGGGACCGAACGAACCGCTCCGCAATCCGCGATATAGACGGGATCGGCCATCGGCCGCGCCCCGCTCAGCGCGGCATCTGCAGCGAGGCGTAGCAGGTGAAGCCGCTCATCCCCGCCTGCAGCCGCCGGATGTAATTGGCATAGGCCTGAGCAGCGCTCGGATCGACGCCGGCGGGCGTGGCGCCGGAGCGCAGCAGGTTCTTGACCTCCTCCCCGCGCAGCGGGCGCGCCAAAGGGGGCGCGGCGCCAGGCGTGCCGGGAGCGACCAGGCTGCCGTCGGGCGCGACATAGGAGCCGCCGGCCGTCGGCGCGGGCACCGGTATCTCGCAGTTGAGCACCGAGCCCGCGGTCTGGGCCAGCGCAGGGCGCACCGTGATGACCGTCGAAGCGGCCGCCGCGCCCAGCACGAGGACCGTGCGCCGGCTTGGAACGAAGCCGCTCGTCCCGATCGCCTCTTCGTCAGTGCCGCTCATGGAATTTCCGATACACCTGGGCCCTTTAATAAGGGTAAAGCGGGGACGAGGCGAGCGGCGGCATATCCAGGCGTCCCGCTTCGGGACAGGGGCGGGATGACGGAGAAGACGGCGATCAAGGCAGCGGCGATCAGCGTCGCGGGCACTGCCGGGGCGAGCGCCGCCATCCTTGCCGGCGCGCCTCCCGTCGCGGCGCTCATCGCGCTT
It encodes:
- a CDS encoding type II toxin-antitoxin system VapC family toxin, whose protein sequence is MSDPFFDTNIVIDWLLRRAQARAELFRYPRHRISRIVWTEVIAGEPLESRAEVQQLIEPFEVVELDARIAAAAADIRHRSRMKLLDAFILATAQVNGAVLVTRNTRDFPANMPGVHVPYTL
- a CDS encoding CopG family transcriptional regulator — protein: MRTLIDIPDDDIEKLDALAAKRKQSRAAAIREAVILYLARNSNNDWIDRGYGHWSGRADIRDGLEYQLAIREDRTFD
- the glmU gene encoding bifunctional UDP-N-acetylglucosamine diphosphorylase/glucosamine-1-phosphate N-acetyltransferase GlmU, which produces MTRARPFAAIILAAGKGTRMKSDVHKVLHPIAGRAMLDHLLGIVDTLAPARKIVVVGAGREQVQALVEARGGELVVQDRQLGTAHAVRQAEANLAGFEGDVLILYGDVPLIEAETMAHMLTRLNAPDSPAAVVVGFRPADPQAYGRILAAPDGTIEKMVEYKDATPQERAVDLCNSGLMAARAEDLFALLARVGNDNAAGEYYLPDVVMLAGRDGRKSAVIEAEPWEMAGVNSRAELALVEAEWQRRRRLEAMADGVTLVAPDTVWFAHDTRIGRDTVIEPNVVFGPGVTIGERVTVKAFSHIEGAVIAAGAQVGPYARLRPGADIGEDARIGNFVEVKKAKLGKGAKANHLAYLGDAEIGAGANIGAGTITCNYDGFFKYRTVIGDGAFIGSNSALVAPVTIGDGALVGAGSVITRDVQPDAVALGRGVQTEKPGGAKRFRTAMAAKKEKTS
- the gph gene encoding phosphoglycolate phosphatase (PGP is an essential enzyme in the glycolate salvage pathway in higher organisms (photorespiration in plants). Phosphoglycolate results from the oxidase activity of RubisCO in the Calvin cycle when concentrations of carbon dioxide are low relative to oxygen. This enzyme is a member of the Haloacid Dehalogenase (HAD) superfamily of aspartate-nucleophile hydrolase enzymes (PF00702).), yielding MVSFPFDVVAFDLDGTLADTSPDIAAALNLMLGDLGRPPLKPEHIRSLIGDGAKSLIRKALAATGEAGDALVEEGYPIYLDRYGDNVCAGTVRYPHVEQAMDDLAARGVRLALCTNKPEALTRKLLDALGWSERFAAIVGGDSLPWRKPDARPLLETLERVGGGRMAFVGDSIIDAETAQAAGIPFIAVSFGFSDLPTTEFGADAVIDDYAELIDVLERL
- a CDS encoding nucleotidyltransferase family protein, giving the protein MKAAGLLARALSDPHGTAIEDWNALISAARAEQLIGSLACRMEGRAVPPRVAAIFDAARRDSARQRTQALWEAEMARRALAPLGVPVILLKGTAFHAAGLEASAGRSVGDLDILVPRESLDAVEAALLAAGWEHVKDTKGYDDGYYRRWMHELPPLIHRDRDRMIDVHHTILPPTARPSPDAGALIADSVALENGLRTLSPADMIVHAAAHLFADGDLAGGLRNLWDIDRLLREFDSDDFRRTLDARARRHQLAGPVARALRLAHRLYGTPAGAGRARLSDRLFEARLLARNGWGQERRKLIRFFFYVRSHWLRMPPLMLARHLWIKATR
- a CDS encoding HprK-related kinase A is translated as MRHQFDVQIGAVGFRIGSAWPGPLDALADLYRGYPAPEGGIADFTVRLEPEKPWRRFLRPSVAIRGDYVLPDAAPLPLALGLLAAEMGMNLQMALGQKNWLLLHAASVEKDGRALILTGESGAGKSTLAALLGERGWRLMGDEFALLDLESGMLLPFPRAVSLKNKAIAVMEAEAEAARFGPRLAGTPKGDIRHLRPNREAVERMGEGARPALILFPRFGAEAAVRAVGQAETFMRLTQASTNYVALGEPGFTALTRLVRAVPALAIDYPDTATALGLVEDFRQELAA
- a CDS encoding HPr-rel-A system PqqD family peptide chaperone is translated as MADPVYIADCGAVRSVPLDGLTVVYHVSSGMTHIVAPPAPEILDALGAGPADAAELLRRLGARFAFEGGEVIHARLNELEAAGLVRRA